A single genomic interval of Bacillaceae bacterium S4-13-56 harbors:
- the rplQ gene encoding 50S ribosomal protein L17, with protein sequence MAQRKLGRRTAPRMALLRGLATDLIIHERVETTEAKAKELRSTVEKMITLGKRGDMHARRQAAAFLYNAKANEEGDQDAVQKLFSDVAPRYQDRQGGYTRILKVGERRGDGAKTVIIELV encoded by the coding sequence ATGGCACAACGTAAATTAGGTCGTCGTACTGCACCACGTATGGCACTACTTCGTGGTTTAGCAACTGACCTTATTATTCATGAGAGAGTAGAAACAACAGAAGCAAAGGCAAAAGAACTTCGCTCAACTGTTGAAAAAATGATTACACTCGGAAAACGCGGTGACATGCATGCGCGTCGTCAAGCAGCTGCATTTCTATATAATGCAAAGGCTAATGAAGAGGGCGACCAAGATGCGGTTCAAAAGCTGTTTTCAGATGTCGCTCCACGTTATCAAGACCGCCAAGGTGGATACACACGTATCCTGAAAGTAGGCGAACGTCGTGGAGACGGAGCAAAAACGGTGATTATAGAGCTTGTATAA
- a CDS encoding energy-coupling factor ABC transporter ATP-binding protein — MDKPLVSFKDVEFKYRSDEPLVLKGVNFTIQPKEWVAIIGHNGSGKSTIAKLMNGLIFPQSGSIQVGGLSVSEETIWDIRSKVGMVFQNPDNQFVGTTVKDDVAFGLENRGVPRLDMIQRIEESLKAVGMEAYANHEPHRLSGGQKQRVAIASVMAVAPEIVILDEATAMLDPRGRKEILSTIQNLRKEKELAVVTITHDLQEVMLADRVIVMNQGEKWLEGSPREIFSSSNELKEIGLDIPFVTKVTDELRNIGVTIEGEPLNHEELVEKLWTLSSTK, encoded by the coding sequence ATGGACAAGCCATTAGTTTCATTTAAAGATGTTGAATTCAAGTATAGATCAGACGAGCCTCTAGTGTTGAAAGGGGTTAATTTTACTATTCAACCCAAGGAATGGGTAGCCATTATTGGTCATAACGGATCAGGAAAATCGACAATCGCTAAACTTATGAATGGACTCATTTTTCCCCAAAGTGGTTCTATCCAAGTAGGGGGATTATCCGTGAGTGAGGAGACAATTTGGGATATACGTTCTAAAGTTGGAATGGTATTTCAAAACCCAGATAATCAATTCGTAGGTACAACTGTAAAGGATGACGTAGCCTTCGGATTAGAAAATCGTGGCGTTCCACGACTGGATATGATTCAACGTATTGAAGAAAGTTTAAAAGCTGTAGGGATGGAAGCCTATGCTAATCATGAGCCACATCGACTGTCGGGTGGACAAAAGCAACGTGTGGCAATAGCTAGTGTCATGGCAGTTGCACCAGAAATTGTTATTTTGGATGAAGCAACTGCAATGCTTGATCCAAGAGGCCGAAAGGAAATCTTATCAACGATTCAAAATCTACGTAAAGAGAAAGAACTAGCGGTAGTCACCATTACCCATGACCTTCAAGAAGTAATGCTTGCAGATCGGGTTATTGTCATGAATCAGGGAGAAAAATGGTTAGAGGGAAGTCCAAGAGAGATCTTCTCCAGTTCTAATGAATTAAAAGAAATTGGACTAGATATTCCCTTTGTAACTAAAGTTACTGATGAATTGAGAAATATTGGTGTTACTATTGAGGGAGAACCGTTAAACCATGAGGAATTGGTGGAAAAACTATGGACATTATCTTCGACAAAGTAG
- a CDS encoding energy-coupling factor ABC transporter ATP-binding protein, with protein MDIIFDKVGYTYQPNTPFEHRALNEVSFHIPSGAFFGIIGHTGSGKSTLIQHLNGLLKPTEGQVKIGDFVLTADEKPKNLKDLRQRVGVVFQYPEHQLFEETVKKDIAFGPKNFGVPEKQIENRILEAIEAVGLSKDLLDRSPFDLSGGQMRRVAIAGVLAMKPKILVLDEPTAGLDPRGHFEIMEMFSRLHKEQSLTTVLVTHSMEDALTYTDEILIMNQGQMVTTSKPLDLFKGKEFLREVGLDVPEVIDFIRLVETRFQVEFDFEKYSIHELAVWLRDVVERRANQ; from the coding sequence ATGGACATTATCTTCGACAAAGTAGGATATACGTATCAACCCAATACACCTTTTGAACATAGGGCTTTAAATGAGGTTAGCTTTCATATTCCCTCAGGAGCTTTCTTTGGTATTATTGGCCATACTGGTTCTGGGAAATCAACCCTTATTCAGCATTTGAATGGTTTATTAAAACCCACGGAAGGTCAAGTTAAGATTGGGGATTTTGTTTTAACTGCAGATGAGAAACCTAAAAACTTAAAAGATCTTCGCCAACGTGTTGGGGTTGTTTTTCAATATCCAGAGCATCAATTATTTGAAGAAACCGTTAAAAAGGACATTGCCTTTGGGCCGAAGAATTTTGGAGTACCTGAGAAACAAATAGAGAATCGAATTTTAGAAGCGATCGAAGCAGTGGGTTTATCAAAAGATTTATTAGATCGCTCACCTTTCGACTTAAGTGGAGGTCAAATGAGGCGTGTGGCAATTGCGGGTGTACTTGCTATGAAACCGAAAATACTCGTTCTAGATGAGCCAACAGCAGGTCTTGATCCACGCGGACACTTTGAAATTATGGAAATGTTCTCCCGGCTTCATAAGGAGCAATCCTTAACGACTGTTTTAGTGACTCACAGTATGGAGGATGCTTTAACTTATACAGATGAGATTCTGATTATGAATCAAGGACAAATGGTGACCACTTCTAAACCACTGGATTTATTTAAAGGGAAAGAATTTTTACGCGAAGTAGGGTTAGATGTTCCAGAAGTTATTGATTTTATAAGATTAGTTGAAACTCGTTTTCAGGTGGAATTTGACTTTGAAAAATATTCGATTCATGAACTAGCCGTTTGGCTTCGTGATGTGGTAGAACGGAGGGCTAATCAATGA
- a CDS encoding energy-coupling factor transporter transmembrane protein EcfT — protein sequence MNTVIGQYVPGDSWIHRLDPRTKISVVFFFIIIIFMANNAYTYGLLSIFSLYAAFLTKIHPTFILKGLKPVWFLIAFTFILHLLVTKQGDVVFNLFGFKIYDEAIYQGVRISIRFFLLILMTSLLTLTTTPIEITDAIESMLRPLKKIKFPVHELALMMSISLRFIPTLMQEAEKISHAQASRGVDLASGPFRERLRAVVPLLIPLFVSAFKRAEELAMAMEARGYRGGEGRTSLRELVLKRNDYLSMLSLVILFIALLILRK from the coding sequence ATGAATACAGTAATAGGGCAATATGTACCTGGTGATTCATGGATTCATAGGTTAGACCCACGAACTAAAATTTCAGTTGTATTCTTTTTCATTATCATCATTTTTATGGCTAATAACGCCTATACCTATGGACTACTTTCCATTTTTTCTTTATATGCGGCTTTTCTAACGAAAATTCATCCGACATTTATTCTAAAGGGACTAAAGCCTGTTTGGTTTTTAATAGCCTTTACTTTTATCCTTCATTTGCTTGTTACAAAGCAAGGGGATGTGGTTTTTAATCTATTTGGATTTAAAATTTATGATGAAGCCATTTATCAAGGAGTTAGAATTTCTATAAGATTTTTCTTGTTAATTTTAATGACATCCTTGCTAACCTTAACAACTACTCCTATTGAAATTACCGATGCAATAGAAAGCATGCTTCGGCCATTAAAGAAAATTAAATTTCCTGTACACGAACTGGCTTTAATGATGTCTATCTCACTGCGGTTTATACCTACTTTAATGCAGGAAGCAGAAAAAATTTCTCATGCTCAGGCATCAAGAGGAGTTGATTTGGCTTCAGGGCCATTTCGCGAAAGACTAAGAGCTGTTGTACCATTGTTAATCCCCTTATTTGTTAGTGCATTTAAAAGGGCAGAGGAATTGGCGATGGCCATGGAAGCTCGCGGATACCGTGGAGGAGAAGGAAGAACAAGTTTACGTGAACTTGTTCTTAAGAGAAATGATTATCTCTCTATGCTAAGTTTAGTCATTTTATTTATTGCATTACTTATATTGCGCAAATAA
- the truA gene encoding tRNA pseudouridine(38-40) synthase TruA — translation MKRMKFTISYDGTFFSGYQVQPNGRTVQEEIEKVLTRIHKGEFTRITASGRTDAGVHAKGQVIHFDTKLNISSDKWIRALQSMLPPDIVVLDVEEVSDRFHARFDVIEKEYRYRVLTRNHPDVFRRNFVYHYPGKLNESSMQEACQLFKGEHDFSSFCGSNSMIKGDKIRTIFDCKCEEIEDEIVFIIRGNGFLYNMVRIIVGTLLEIGRGEYGPSQVLEIIKAKDRQVAGKTAPAHGLILWEVKY, via the coding sequence ATGAAAAGAATGAAATTCACGATCTCCTATGATGGAACTTTCTTTTCTGGTTACCAGGTTCAGCCTAATGGTAGAACTGTTCAAGAGGAAATAGAAAAGGTTCTAACCAGGATTCATAAAGGGGAGTTTACACGTATTACAGCTTCTGGGAGAACAGATGCGGGAGTACACGCCAAAGGACAAGTCATACATTTTGATACAAAATTAAACATCTCCTCTGATAAGTGGATTCGTGCATTACAATCTATGTTGCCACCAGACATTGTTGTGTTAGATGTAGAAGAAGTTTCCGATAGGTTCCATGCGAGATTTGATGTAATAGAAAAGGAATACAGATATCGAGTGCTCACACGTAACCATCCTGACGTTTTTCGTAGAAATTTTGTCTATCATTACCCTGGAAAATTAAATGAATCTTCCATGCAAGAAGCTTGTCAATTGTTTAAGGGAGAGCATGATTTCTCTTCCTTCTGTGGGAGTAATTCTATGATTAAAGGTGACAAAATAAGGACTATTTTTGACTGCAAATGTGAGGAAATAGAGGATGAGATCGTTTTTATCATTCGTGGAAATGGGTTTTTATATAATATGGTGAGAATCATAGTAGGTACCCTATTAGAAATTGGCAGGGGTGAGTATGGTCCTAGCCAAGTATTAGAAATAATAAAAGCAAAGGATCGACAAGTTGCTGGTAAAACAGCACCAGCACATGGCCTGATTTTGTGGGAAGTGAAGTATTGA